A single region of the Massilia sp. erpn genome encodes:
- a CDS encoding SPOR domain-containing protein, which produces MTFRPISVQRQQGNTLVGIIIGLVIGLGIAVVVALMITKGQSPFTDRASKTGKASEPAAGQISDPNKPMYGNKDAARDAAKDFAREEPKAPVVRETPAATPAPAPALAKETPKTPPQPDPLQQVVDRIEAQNAPKTAAKAPAAGAAAAPAAAPAAAGDEKWVYYLQAGAFREAADAENTRAKLALMGFEATVSDRTTDTGVLHRVRMGPFTQVEAMNKVRSKLSENGVDVAVVRNQR; this is translated from the coding sequence ATGACTTTCCGCCCTATTTCCGTGCAACGCCAGCAAGGCAACACCCTGGTTGGCATCATCATCGGTCTGGTCATCGGTCTTGGCATCGCCGTCGTGGTGGCGCTGATGATCACCAAGGGCCAGTCGCCGTTCACCGACCGCGCCAGCAAGACAGGCAAGGCCAGCGAACCGGCGGCAGGCCAGATTTCCGATCCGAACAAACCGATGTACGGCAATAAGGACGCCGCGCGCGACGCGGCCAAGGACTTCGCGCGGGAAGAGCCGAAGGCGCCGGTAGTGCGCGAGACCCCGGCCGCAACGCCGGCGCCAGCACCCGCCCTCGCCAAGGAAACGCCGAAAACGCCGCCGCAGCCGGATCCGCTGCAGCAGGTGGTGGACCGCATCGAGGCGCAGAATGCGCCGAAGACGGCAGCCAAGGCACCGGCTGCCGGCGCTGCGGCAGCTCCCGCCGCCGCGCCTGCCGCCGCCGGCGACGAAAAATGGGTCTATTATCTGCAGGCTGGCGCCTTCCGCGAAGCGGCCGATGCCGAGAACACGCGCGCCAAGCTGGCCCTGATGGGCTTCGAAGCCACCGTGTCCGACCGCACCACCGATACCGGCGTGCTGCACCGCGTGCGCATGGGTCCATTCACCCAGGTGGAAGCCATGAACAAGGTGCGTTCCAAACTGTCCGAAAACGGCGTGGATGTCGCCGTCGTCCGCAACCAGCGCTGA
- a CDS encoding thiol:disulfide interchange protein DsbA/DsbL, whose protein sequence is MQLLKKILAVLALCSVALGASASPADPKNGVEYTTLPTPQNTDTGKKIEVIEFFAYYCPHCNAFEPSLAEWVRKQGDNIVFKRVHVPYDNNTLPQQRLFYTLEALGLLEQYHAKVFAAMHKERNRLRSDDAVFEWAAKNGIERNKFADAYNSFGVAAKVRRSGALMEAYKIDSWPAIVIDGRFQTAPHMAHSAAGGAQDEAAYHQSAMTVMDYLVAKAKSEKK, encoded by the coding sequence ATGCAATTGCTGAAGAAGATACTTGCTGTCCTCGCCCTGTGCAGCGTGGCGCTGGGCGCCTCCGCCTCGCCCGCCGATCCGAAAAACGGCGTCGAATACACGACGCTGCCGACGCCGCAAAATACCGACACCGGCAAGAAGATCGAGGTGATCGAGTTCTTCGCCTATTACTGCCCGCATTGCAATGCCTTCGAGCCTTCGCTGGCCGAGTGGGTGCGCAAGCAGGGAGACAACATCGTCTTCAAGCGCGTGCACGTCCCGTACGACAACAACACGCTGCCGCAACAGCGCCTGTTCTACACGCTGGAAGCGCTTGGCCTGCTGGAGCAGTACCACGCCAAGGTCTTCGCCGCCATGCACAAGGAGCGCAACCGCCTGCGCAGCGACGATGCCGTGTTCGAATGGGCCGCCAAGAACGGCATCGAGCGCAACAAATTCGCCGATGCCTATAACTCCTTCGGCGTAGCCGCCAAGGTGCGCCGTTCGGGCGCACTGATGGAAGCCTACAAGATCGATTCCTGGCCCGCCATCGTCATCGACGGCCGCTTCCAGACCGCGCCACATATGGCGCATTCGGCTGCCGGCGGCGCGCAGGATGAAGCGGCCTACCACCAGTCCGCCATGACGGTGATGGACTACCTGGTGGCCAAGGCCAAGTCTGAAAAGAAGTAA
- a CDS encoding SDR family oxidoreductase: MALNRVFITGASSGIGAALAMQYARQGATLGLLARRGDALQALIATLPNSERHRAYAADVRDSTALRAAAADFLAHAGGVDVVIANAGISHGTLTELAEDLPVFEAVFATNVMATVATFSPFIAAMRAQGTPARLVGIASVAGVRGLPGGGAYSASKAAVATYCESLRLEMRPYGIQVVTIAPGYIDTPMTQKNAYAMPFLMAPDQFAAAAVQTIARGSRYRVIPWQMGVVARVLRLLPNFIYDLAFTRAPRKARKTAI, encoded by the coding sequence ATGGCACTGAACCGCGTTTTTATCACCGGCGCCTCGAGCGGCATCGGCGCCGCTCTCGCCATGCAATACGCAAGGCAGGGCGCCACGCTCGGCCTGCTGGCCCGGCGCGGCGACGCCCTGCAGGCGCTGATTGCCACCCTCCCCAATTCCGAACGCCACCGCGCCTATGCGGCCGATGTGCGCGACAGCACCGCCCTGCGCGCTGCCGCCGCGGACTTCCTGGCTCATGCCGGCGGCGTGGACGTGGTGATCGCCAATGCCGGCATTTCGCACGGCACGCTGACCGAGCTGGCAGAAGACCTGCCGGTATTCGAAGCGGTGTTCGCCACCAATGTCATGGCCACCGTCGCCACCTTCTCGCCCTTTATCGCCGCTATGCGCGCGCAGGGAACGCCGGCGCGCCTGGTCGGCATCGCCAGCGTGGCCGGCGTGCGCGGGCTGCCGGGCGGCGGCGCCTATAGCGCGTCCAAAGCCGCAGTGGCCACTTACTGCGAATCGCTGCGGCTGGAAATGCGGCCGTATGGCATCCAGGTCGTTACCATTGCCCCCGGCTATATCGACACGCCGATGACGCAGAAGAATGCCTACGCCATGCCCTTCCTGATGGCGCCCGATCAATTCGCCGCCGCCGCCGTGCAGACGATTGCGCGCGGCAGCCGCTATCGCGTGATCCCATGGCAGATGGGCGTGGTTGCCAGAGTGCTGCGCCTGCTGCCCAATTTTATTTACGACCTGGCTTTTACAAGGGCGCCGCGCAAAGCGCGCAAGACCGCGATATGA
- a CDS encoding biotin--[acetyl-CoA-carboxylase] ligase encodes MNNDTNTTLNAAAIAAGCAASASQVAIEVVAETGSTNADLLARLPGAAKAAGNAAATAQDGQDALGDTGLLDGPTLRIAHEQTAGRGRAGRPWLSAPGASLTFSLAWPFKGPLQQLAGLPLAVGVAIAETVASLGVPVQLKWPNDVLRDSAKLAGILVETQSAPDGRIWAVIGCGMNLLMPDELEAGIGRSDVASAPWLAQMERNALVAALLSRLAGALAEFDDAGFAAFAERWNALQAWRGEPVSILDQGQIVQQGLAAGVDDIGRLLLDTPSGRVAVLSGDVSLRRTA; translated from the coding sequence ATGAACAACGATACCAACACCACGCTGAACGCAGCGGCCATCGCGGCCGGCTGCGCCGCCAGCGCCTCCCAAGTCGCCATCGAAGTGGTGGCGGAAACCGGCTCCACCAATGCCGACCTGCTGGCGCGCCTGCCGGGCGCAGCGAAGGCCGCCGGCAATGCCGCCGCAACGGCCCAGGATGGCCAGGACGCGCTGGGCGATACCGGCCTGCTCGACGGCCCCACCCTGCGCATCGCGCATGAACAGACGGCGGGACGCGGCCGCGCCGGCCGGCCCTGGCTGTCCGCGCCGGGCGCCTCGCTGACCTTCTCGCTGGCCTGGCCCTTCAAAGGCCCGCTGCAGCAACTGGCCGGTCTGCCGCTGGCGGTGGGCGTGGCCATCGCCGAAACCGTCGCCTCGCTCGGCGTGCCGGTGCAATTGAAATGGCCGAACGACGTGCTGCGCGACAGCGCCAAGCTGGCCGGCATCCTGGTCGAAACCCAGAGCGCGCCCGATGGCCGCATCTGGGCCGTGATCGGCTGTGGCATGAATCTGCTGATGCCCGACGAGCTGGAAGCGGGTATCGGCCGCAGCGACGTGGCGTCCGCGCCCTGGCTGGCGCAGATGGAACGCAACGCGCTGGTGGCGGCCCTGCTCAGCCGCCTGGCCGGCGCGCTGGCCGAATTCGACGATGCCGGCTTCGCCGCCTTCGCCGAACGCTGGAACGCGCTGCAAGCCTGGCGCGGCGAACCGGTCAGCATCCTCGACCAAGGCCAGATCGTGCAGCAAGGCCTGGCGGCCGGCGTGGACGATATCGGCCGCCTGCTGCTCGACACACCGTCCGGCCGTGTCGCCGTGCTCTCGGGCGACGTCTCGCTGAGGCGCACTGCATGA